In Pungitius pungitius chromosome 2, fPunPun2.1, whole genome shotgun sequence, a single window of DNA contains:
- the LOC119210614 gene encoding macrophage colony-stimulating factor 1 receptor 1, which produces MQSCLALLLGIVASAASAEWRRPVIKLNSKVVQSSELVVQPGTPLHLKCEGDGPVNWQTRLAKHRRFVSRANGKVRSFRVERPSAEFTGTYKCAYAAGPQHPTSSVHVYVKDPNRAFWTSSTSLRVVKKEGEDYLLPCLLTNPAATDLGLRMDNGSSVPPGMNFTVYRHRGIFIHKLHPGFNADYVCTARVHGVEMISKVFSVYVIQKLRFPPYVLLETDEYVRIAGEELKICCTTHNPNFNYNVTWKYTTKSKPTIEERVRSSGENRLDIQSILTIPAVDLRDTGNISCQGTNEAGVNSSTTYLLVVDKAYIRLLPQLSPKLAHQGLSVEVNEGEDLELTVLIEAYPHITEHRWQTPTSPNTSTQEHKLIRYNNRYHATLKLKRMNAQEQGIYTFYARSDLTNASITFQVQMYQRPVAVVRWENITTLTCTSFGYPAPRIIWYQCFGIRPSCNENNSGLQLAIPLQAATVEVQREEYGAVEVESVLTVGPSSRRMTVECVAFNLVGVSSDTFAMEVSDKLFTSTLTGAAGILTILLVLLFFLLYKYKQKPRYEIRWQIIEARDGNHYTFIDPTQLPYNEKWEFPRDKLKLGKILGAGAFGKVVEATAYGLGMEDNALRVAVKMLKASAHSDEREALMSELKILSHLGHHKNIVNLLGACTYGGPVLVITEYCSLGDLLNFLRHKAETFENFNLSVPDLTEGSNDYKNVCSGRQFIRSDSGISSTSSSSYLEMRPCRVPTTESSPDCEETGEWPLDIDDLLRFSFQVAQGLDFLAAKNCIHRDVAARNVLLTDHRVAKICDFGLARDIMNDSNYVVKGNARLPVKWMAPESIFDCVYTVQSDVWSYGILLWEIFSLGKSPYPCVAVDSRFYKMVKNGYQMCQPHFAPPEIYMIMKTCWNLEPTERPTFNKISQMIQRLLGEQPEQEQLIYQNLQVTEGEMSDELKPCDGPRDPSCDHQEEGQPLMKTNNYQFC; this is translated from the exons ATGCAGTCCTgcctggctctgctgctggggATCGTGGCCTCTGCTGCTTCAG CGGAATGGAGGCGTCCGGTGATCAAGCTCAACTCTAAGGTGGTGCAGAGTTCTGAGCTGGTGGTCCAGCCTGGTACCCCGCTGCATCTGAAGTGTGAGGGAGATGGGCCTGTAAACTGGCAAACAAGGTTGGCCAAACACAGGCGCTTCGTGTCCAGGGCCAACGGGAAAGTCCGCTCCTTTAGGGTGGAACGTCCCTCTGCAGAATTCACTGGAACATACAAGTGTGCCTACGCCGCAGGGCCACAGCATCCCACCTCCTCAGTGCACGTGTACGTCAAAG ATCCAAACCGTGCGTTCTGGACCAGCAGCACGTCCCTGCGGGTGGTGAAGAAGGAGGGTGAGGACTACCTGCTGCCCTGCCTGCTGACCAACCCCGCAGCCACAGACCTGGGCCTCCGCATGGACAACGGCTCTTCTGTGCCACCGGGCATGAACTTTACAGTGTACCGGCACCGGGGCATTTTCATCCACAAGCTCCACCCGGGCTTCAATGCCGACTACGTCTGCACAGCCAGGGTCCACGGGGTGGAAATGATCTCCAAGGTCTTCTCCGTCTACGTCATTCAGA AACTGCGTTTCCCTCCGTACGTACTCTTGGAGACGGATGAATATGTGCGCATTGCTGGGGAGGAACTCAAGATTTGCTGCACAACACACAACCCCAACTTCAACTACAATGTCACCTGGAAATACACCACCAAGTCG aAACCAACTATAGAGGAGAGGGTGCGCTCCAGTGGAGAAAATCGCTTGGATATACAGAGCATACTGACCATCCCCGCCGTGGACCTTAGAGACACGGGAAACATTTCCTGCCAAGGCACGAATGAAGCAGGGGTGAACAGTTCAACCACATACCTGCTGGTTGTAG ACAAAGCCTACATACGGCTGTTGCCACAGCTGTCCCCTAAACTAGCCCACCAGGGCCTTTCAGTGGAGGTGAACGAGGGAGAAGACCTGGAGCTGACCGTGCTCATCGAAGCGTACCCCCACATTACCGAGCACAGATGGCAAACCCCAACTTCTCCCAACACGTCCACACAGGAGCACAAGCTCATCAGATACAACAACAG ataCCACGCTACGCTGAAGCTAAAGAGAATGAACGCACAGGAGCAGGGCATATACACCTTCTACGCCAGGAGCGACTTGACCAATGCATCCATCACATTCCAAGTCCAAATGTATC AGAGACCTGTTGCTGTGGTGAGATGGGAAAACATAACCACGCTCACTTGCACTTCATTCGGCTATCCTGCCCCCAGAATCATCTGGTACCAATGTTTTGGGATACGTCCTTC ATGCAATGAAAACAACTCAGGGCTGCAGCTGGCGATCCCCCTGCAGGCCGCCACGGTGGAGGTCCAGCGGGAGGAGTACGGGGCCGTGGAGGTGGAAAGCGTCCTCACCGTCGGGCCCTCCAGCCGCAGGATGACGGTCGAGTGTGTGGCCTTCAACCTCGTCGGCGTCAGCAGCGACACTTTTGCCATGGAGGTTTCCG ACAAACTGTTCACTTCCACCTTGACTGGAGCAGCAGGCATTCTGACCATCCTGCTTGTGCTACTGTTTTTCCTGTTGTACAAATATAAGCAG AAACCCAGGTATGAGATCCGCTGGCAGATCATTGAGGCGAGAGATGGAAACCACTACACCTTCATCGACCCTACTCAGCTCCCGTACAACGAGAAGTGGGAGTTCCCAAGAGACAAGCTCAAGCTAG GGAAGATCCTGGGTGCAGGAGCCTTTGGAAAGGTGGTTGAGGCCACAGCCTACGGCCTGGGAATGGAAGACAATGCGTTGCGTGTAGCTGTGAAAATGTTAAAAG CCAGCGCTCATTCGGATGAAAGGGAGGCTCTGATGTCAGAGCTGAAGATCCTGAGCCACCTGGGTCACCACAAGAACATCGTCAATCTCCTGGGAGCCTGCACTTATGGAG GCCCAGTGCTTGTGATCACGGAGTACTGCAGCCTCGGCGACCTCCTGAACTTCCTTCGTCACAAGGCAGAGACGTTTGAGAACTTTAACCTGAGTGTCCCTGACCTCACGGAGGGCTCCAATGACTACAAGAACGTCTGCAGCGGGAGACAGTTCATCAGAAG TGACAGTGGGATCTCCAGTACATCTTCGAGCAGTTACCTAGAGATGAGACCCTGCCGGGTTCCCACTACGGAATCATCTCCAG ACTGTGAGGAGACAGGTGAATGGCCCCTGGACATCGATGACCTGCTGAGGTTTTCCTTTCAAGTGGCTCAGGGCCTCGACTTCCTGGCTGCCAAAAAT tgtattCATAGAGACGTGGCTGCCAGGAATGTCCTCTTGACCGACCACAGAGTGGCCAAGATTTGTGACTTTGGCCTGGCCCGTGACATCATGAATGACTCCAACTACGTGGTGAAGGGCAAT GCCCGTCTGCCAGTGAAGTGGATGGCTCCAGAAAGCATCTTCGACTGTGTGTACACCGTGCAGAGTGACGTCTGGTCCTACGGCATCCTCTTGTGGGAGATCTTCTCCTTAG GCAAGAGCCCTTACCCCTGCGTGGCTGTGGACTCGAGGTTCTACAAGATGGTGAAGAACGGATACCAGATGTGCCAACCGCACTTTGCCCCCCCCGAGAT CTACATGATCATGAAGACCTGCTGGAATCTGGAGCCCACGGAGCGTCCAACGTTTAACAAGATCAGTCAGATGATACAAAGACTACTCGGGGAACAACCTGAGCAGGAACAG CTAATCTACCAGAATCTGCAGGTCACAGAGGGCGAAATGAGCGACGAGCTGAAGCCCTGCGACGGCCCCCGTGACCCGTCTTGTGACCACCAGGAAGAGGGGCAGCCCCTGATGAAAACCAATAACTACCAGTTTTGTTGA
- the hmgxb3 gene encoding HMG domain-containing protein 3 isoform X1 has product MDVTIPKKRKSKAQEDNVEKPKKPRSAYLLYYFDVHQIMQKEVPNLPQSEINKRISKNWKRLSIAEKGYYLEKAKSEKEGTDTSSLSPSIDLPGFRKILPRASYILLSKGCSSHQQLVGSQSEVSLEALDPSVERGPPCISLPQEPHFTPLELASEVELSEQQVVVDDIAGETEVASNPTEPQGLAFCSSSSVSCKAPSSRSTLISQGCRGLVANGVTLKGNETTVTGIGYGGPVVQQMPGETTHVVSIVPTQNLLEPKPLPGVSSVGPVMMVSVGASTELCAKPSYKMCVKTYTRRGRGRCLNPGCSFVYVTRHKPPKCPECGTHLAGKWIPAAKKTQEKEPTSKQLQQKAETKINDGCQATPAPVPEGNADVVEADVTGSKKVRPVQRCPKKPRAVPTKKPPEGGSTKEQENTNQVKGSLQSTTVQGPDRSNAAVQKRPVRPILPAYCNAGRALFQIITVPPDKGKSQGGNNNSSSTVPLESFSGLKPSTLKQLGQTLATSGSKQDSSLPAGGSQSVCPSVDKGVNIMSFVPFKQNTVSSFDLGLSTARGRGRCKNPSCDYMYKNRHKPAVCPKCGCELTQRKAKGTKSETLLDPYQGLSPAQKDIQRQNTLQLLHRSMQIPEGEIELQEMLTLIQELNSLQIVLVQPCGQEHEDSLETATETLVESGWPQFYESAATHCGLCNYPLFKGDQSTIAGQEDCWLLTETLIQTATLQLKVCLNVQCLALHSFTDLHPGLFNIGNRLLVSIDLFLKLRTCIKQGQAPPQAARTILDHNPNHPVHTLSPEETAQIQELLLSGYWAFECLTVRDYNDMICGICGVAPKLEIAQRYTTNVLELKNVEFTWPELSVSDEVLVDDFWLTMESEAIEQATFPTDIPITRVDASIIAPFIPPLMRSPAVINTEKNKVVPRTPPSGDPSVLVRLIHDGQLRLDKIEDHSESELRTILDRCAAGVTPDSTKKELLASLISLYTLVHGGLSTAPPPPPHLTAGKLSKVCPHKVVCGSKYLVRGETSRDHVDLLLSSRYWPPVYVSDCPRQVALCADIQYPEQATQMWGRNQGCFSDPFEKPAFVSCAELQEQPYSADLSWVAENQQVHPITKSSSCWLVHPPGAAQEAPALSSDHHSMVLCRDLEPYVHLLAELEKEGNDDDADEEQKAEGDSAEDSEVCYSVSRARRQPVVFNNTAYYYLYNRLVDFLTSRDIVSQQINQVVKACQPGEVVIRDALYRLGVAQINTEREEDEGSGAEGQTQETYEVELPQ; this is encoded by the exons ATGGATGTGACTATtccaaaaaagagaaagagcaaAGCTCAAGAAGACAACGTGGAGAAGCCTAAGAAGCCTAG GTCGGCCTACCTGCTATACTACTTTGACGTACATCAGATCATGCAAAAGGAAGTCCCTAATCTACCACAGTCGGAGATCAACAAGAGAATCAGTAAGAACTGGAAAAGGCTCAGCATCGCCGAGAAAGGCTACTACCTGGAAAAGGCCAAGTCCGAGAAAGAGGGCACAGACACT tcgTCTCTCAGCCCCTCCATAGACCTGCCAGGCTTCCGCAAAATCCTCCCCCGAGCCAGTTACATCCTCTTGTCCAAAGGCTGCTCCTCACATCAGCAGCTGGTGGGTTCTCAGTCGGAGGTGAGCTTGGAGGCTCTGGACCCCTCAGTGGAGAGAGGCCCGCCTTGCATCTCTCTCCCCCAGGAGCCCCACTTCACACCTCTTGAGTTGGCGAGTGAGGTGGAGCTTTCCGAGCAGCAGGTTGTTGTCGACGACATAGCAGGGGAGACCGAAGTGGCGTCTAATCCCACAGAACCCCAAGGCCTGGCTTTCTGCTCGTCCTCCTCAGTGTCATGCAAAGCCCCGTCCTCTAGGAGCACCCTCATCTCACAGGGCTGCCGTGGCCTTGTGGCCAATGGGGTCACtctgaaaggaaatgaaacCACAGTTACCGGTATCGGTTATGGTGGTCCGGTGGTGCAGCAGATGCCGGGGGAAACGACACATGTGGTTTCCATCGTACCCACACAG AACCTGCTAGAGCCCAAGCCTTTGCCAGGGGTCAGCTCTGTGGGCCCAGTGATGATGGTCTCGGTCGGAGCCAGCACGGAACTATGTGCCAAGCCGTCCTATAAAATG tgCGTTAAGACGTACACCCGCAGAGGTCGAGGGAGATGTCTAAATCCTGGATGTTCATTTGTCTATGTCACACGCCACAAGCCACCAAAGTGTCCTGAATGTGGAACCCACTTGGCAGGAAAATGGATACCTGCT GCAAAGAAGACGCAAGAGAAAGAACCCACGTCCAAGCAACTGCAACAGAAAGCTGAAACCAAGATTAATGACGGCTGCCAAGCAACACCTGCCCCGGTTCCGGAGGGCAATGCAGATGTCGTTGAAGCGGATGTCACCGGGAGCAAAAAAGTACGTCCAGTTCAACGGTGCCCCAAAAAGCCGCGTGCAGTTCCTACTAAAAAGCCACCAGAGGGCGGCAGCACCAAGGAGcaggaaaacacaaa ccaggtgaaaggcagccttCAGAGCACGACGGTCCAAGGTCCAGACAGAAGCAATGCTGCCGTTCAAAAGAGGCCTGTGAGACCCATCCTTCCTGCCTACTGCAACGCAG GCCGTGCTTTGTTCCAGATTATAACCGTCCCACCTGACAAAGGAAAGAGTCAGGGTGGAAACAACAACAGTTCATCCACTG TGCCTTTAGAGAGTTTCTCAGGACTGAAACCCAGCACTTTGAAGCAGCTCGGCCAGACGCTCGCAACATCCGGATCAAAGCAG GActcttctctccctgcaggTGGAAGCCAGTCTGTGTGTCCTTCGGTTGATAAGGGAGTGAACATCATGTCATTCGTCCCTTTCAAACAAAACACTGTTTCCAGCTTT GATTTGGGACTGTCCACGGCTCGTGGAAGGGGGCGATGTAAGAACCCGAGCTGTGACTACATGTACAAGAACAGACACAAACCTGCAGTGTGCCCTAAATGTGGCTGTGAGCTGACCCAGAGGAAGGCCAAGGGGACAAAG TCTGAGACTCTGCTCGATCCGTACCAGGGACTGAGTCCCGCTCAGAAGGACATCCAGCGGCAAAATACCCTGCAGTTACTGCACCGTTCCATGCAGATTCCTGAGGGCGAGATTGAGCTTCAGGAAATGTTGACCCTCATCCAGGAGCTCAACAGTCTCCAGATCGTCCTGGTTCAACCCTGTGGGCAGGAGCACGAGGACAGCTTGGAGACGGCGACGGAGACCCTGGTGGAGTCCGGCTGGCCTCAGTTCTACGAGTCAGCAGCAACTCACTGTGGATTGTGTAACTACCCTCTCTTCAAAGGAGATCAGAG TACCATCGCAGGACAAGAGGACTGCTGGCTGCTGACTGAGACACTAATTCAGACGGCCACTCTTCAGCTCAAGGTGTGTCTCAATGTTCAGTGTCTGGCTCTGCACAGCTTCACTGACCTACACCCAG GTTTGTTCAACATTGGGAACAGACTGCTTGTAAGTATCGACCTGTTTCTGAAGCTGAGGACTTGTATCAAGCAGGGCCAAGCCCCCCCTCAGGCAGCCAGGACCATACTAGACCACAACCCCAATCACCCGG tcCACACTCTGAGTCCAGAGGAGACGGCTCAAATTCAAGAGCTCCTCCTGAGTGGCTACTGGGCCTTTGAGTGTCTGACGGTGCGTGATTACAACGACATGATCTGCGGCATTTGTGGCGTTGCCCCTAAACTGGAGATTGCGCAGCGATACACAACCAATGTCCTGGAGCTAAAAAACGTGGAG TTCACGTGGCCTGAGTTGTCCGTGTCAGATGAGGTCCTCGTGGACGACTTCTGGCTGACCATGGAAAGCGAGGCTATCGAGCAAGCAACGTTCCCCACGGACATCCCCATCACGCGAGTGGATGCTTCTATCATCGCTCCCTTCATTCCCCCCCTGATGAGGAGCCCCGCCGTCATCAACACAGAGAAGAACAAGGTCGTACCCCGCACACCGCCCTCAG GAGATCCTTCAGTTTTGGTGCGTCTCATTCACGATGGTCAGCTGAGACTCGATAAGATTGAGGATCACAGTGAGAGCGAGCTGAGAACGATTCTGGACCGCTGCGCCGCGGGTGTCACCCCAGACTCCactaag AAGGAGCTCCTGGCGTCCCTGATCTCCTTGTACACACTTGTTCATGGAGGCCTCTCCACggcccctccgccccctccacaCCTCACCGCTGGCAAGCTGTCCAAGGTCTGCCCCCACAAG GTGGTGTGCGGCTCCAAGTACTTGGTGCGAGGTGAGACGTCTCGAGACCACGTGGACCTGCTGCTGTCCTCCCGCTACTGGCCCCCTGTCTATGTTAGCGACTGTCCCCGCCAGGTGGCGCTGTGTGCCGACATTCAGTATCCAGAACAGGCCACCCAGATGTGGGGAAGGAACCAAGGGTGCTTCTCTGACCCTTTTGAAAAACCAGCG TTTGTGTCATGTGCTGAGCTACAAGAGCAGCCGTACAGCGCTGACCTCTCGTGGGTAGCAGAGAACCAGCAAGTCCACCCCATCACCAAATCATCCAGCTGCTGGCTGGTTCATCCTCCCGGAGCAGCCCAGGAGGCCCCGGCTCTCTCCTCAGACCACCACTCGATGGTGCTCTGCAGGGATCTGGAGCCCTACGTCCACCTGTTGGCTGAGCTGGAGAAAGAAGGGAATGACGACGACGCTGACGAAGAACAGAAAGCCGAGGGGGACTCCGCTGAGGACTCCGAGGTCTGCTACTCGGTCAGCCGCGCGCGCCGCCAACCCGTGGTTTTCAACAACACGGCTTATTACTACCTGTACAACCGCCTGGTAGATTTCCTCACCAGCAGGGACATCGTGAGCCAGCAGATCAACCAAGTGGTGAAGGCCTGCCAACCGGGGGAGGTGGTGATCAGGGACGCTCTGTACCGACTGGGCGTGGCCCAGATCAacacggagagagaggaagacgaggggaGTGGAGCGGAGGGACAGACGCAAGAGACATACGAGGTTGAGCTtcctcaataa
- the hmgxb3 gene encoding HMG domain-containing protein 3 isoform X2 has protein sequence MDVTIPKKRKSKAQEDNVEKPKKPRSAYLLYYFDVHQIMQKEVPNLPQSEINKRISKNWKRLSIAEKGYYLEKAKSEKEGTDTSSLSPSIDLPGFRKILPRASYILLSKGCSSHQQLVGSQSEVSLEALDPSVERGPPCISLPQEPHFTPLELASEVELSEQQVVVDDIAGETEVASNPTEPQGLAFCSSSSVSCKAPSSRSTLISQGCRGLVANGVTLKGNETTVTGIGYGGPVVQQMPGETTHVVSIVPTQCVKTYTRRGRGRCLNPGCSFVYVTRHKPPKCPECGTHLAGKWIPAAKKTQEKEPTSKQLQQKAETKINDGCQATPAPVPEGNADVVEADVTGSKKVRPVQRCPKKPRAVPTKKPPEGGSTKEQENTNQVKGSLQSTTVQGPDRSNAAVQKRPVRPILPAYCNAGRALFQIITVPPDKGKSQGGNNNSSSTVPLESFSGLKPSTLKQLGQTLATSGSKQDSSLPAGGSQSVCPSVDKGVNIMSFVPFKQNTVSSFDLGLSTARGRGRCKNPSCDYMYKNRHKPAVCPKCGCELTQRKAKGTKSETLLDPYQGLSPAQKDIQRQNTLQLLHRSMQIPEGEIELQEMLTLIQELNSLQIVLVQPCGQEHEDSLETATETLVESGWPQFYESAATHCGLCNYPLFKGDQSTIAGQEDCWLLTETLIQTATLQLKVCLNVQCLALHSFTDLHPGLFNIGNRLLVSIDLFLKLRTCIKQGQAPPQAARTILDHNPNHPVHTLSPEETAQIQELLLSGYWAFECLTVRDYNDMICGICGVAPKLEIAQRYTTNVLELKNVEFTWPELSVSDEVLVDDFWLTMESEAIEQATFPTDIPITRVDASIIAPFIPPLMRSPAVINTEKNKVVPRTPPSGDPSVLVRLIHDGQLRLDKIEDHSESELRTILDRCAAGVTPDSTKKELLASLISLYTLVHGGLSTAPPPPPHLTAGKLSKVCPHKVVCGSKYLVRGETSRDHVDLLLSSRYWPPVYVSDCPRQVALCADIQYPEQATQMWGRNQGCFSDPFEKPAFVSCAELQEQPYSADLSWVAENQQVHPITKSSSCWLVHPPGAAQEAPALSSDHHSMVLCRDLEPYVHLLAELEKEGNDDDADEEQKAEGDSAEDSEVCYSVSRARRQPVVFNNTAYYYLYNRLVDFLTSRDIVSQQINQVVKACQPGEVVIRDALYRLGVAQINTEREEDEGSGAEGQTQETYEVELPQ, from the exons ATGGATGTGACTATtccaaaaaagagaaagagcaaAGCTCAAGAAGACAACGTGGAGAAGCCTAAGAAGCCTAG GTCGGCCTACCTGCTATACTACTTTGACGTACATCAGATCATGCAAAAGGAAGTCCCTAATCTACCACAGTCGGAGATCAACAAGAGAATCAGTAAGAACTGGAAAAGGCTCAGCATCGCCGAGAAAGGCTACTACCTGGAAAAGGCCAAGTCCGAGAAAGAGGGCACAGACACT tcgTCTCTCAGCCCCTCCATAGACCTGCCAGGCTTCCGCAAAATCCTCCCCCGAGCCAGTTACATCCTCTTGTCCAAAGGCTGCTCCTCACATCAGCAGCTGGTGGGTTCTCAGTCGGAGGTGAGCTTGGAGGCTCTGGACCCCTCAGTGGAGAGAGGCCCGCCTTGCATCTCTCTCCCCCAGGAGCCCCACTTCACACCTCTTGAGTTGGCGAGTGAGGTGGAGCTTTCCGAGCAGCAGGTTGTTGTCGACGACATAGCAGGGGAGACCGAAGTGGCGTCTAATCCCACAGAACCCCAAGGCCTGGCTTTCTGCTCGTCCTCCTCAGTGTCATGCAAAGCCCCGTCCTCTAGGAGCACCCTCATCTCACAGGGCTGCCGTGGCCTTGTGGCCAATGGGGTCACtctgaaaggaaatgaaacCACAGTTACCGGTATCGGTTATGGTGGTCCGGTGGTGCAGCAGATGCCGGGGGAAACGACACATGTGGTTTCCATCGTACCCACACAG tgCGTTAAGACGTACACCCGCAGAGGTCGAGGGAGATGTCTAAATCCTGGATGTTCATTTGTCTATGTCACACGCCACAAGCCACCAAAGTGTCCTGAATGTGGAACCCACTTGGCAGGAAAATGGATACCTGCT GCAAAGAAGACGCAAGAGAAAGAACCCACGTCCAAGCAACTGCAACAGAAAGCTGAAACCAAGATTAATGACGGCTGCCAAGCAACACCTGCCCCGGTTCCGGAGGGCAATGCAGATGTCGTTGAAGCGGATGTCACCGGGAGCAAAAAAGTACGTCCAGTTCAACGGTGCCCCAAAAAGCCGCGTGCAGTTCCTACTAAAAAGCCACCAGAGGGCGGCAGCACCAAGGAGcaggaaaacacaaa ccaggtgaaaggcagccttCAGAGCACGACGGTCCAAGGTCCAGACAGAAGCAATGCTGCCGTTCAAAAGAGGCCTGTGAGACCCATCCTTCCTGCCTACTGCAACGCAG GCCGTGCTTTGTTCCAGATTATAACCGTCCCACCTGACAAAGGAAAGAGTCAGGGTGGAAACAACAACAGTTCATCCACTG TGCCTTTAGAGAGTTTCTCAGGACTGAAACCCAGCACTTTGAAGCAGCTCGGCCAGACGCTCGCAACATCCGGATCAAAGCAG GActcttctctccctgcaggTGGAAGCCAGTCTGTGTGTCCTTCGGTTGATAAGGGAGTGAACATCATGTCATTCGTCCCTTTCAAACAAAACACTGTTTCCAGCTTT GATTTGGGACTGTCCACGGCTCGTGGAAGGGGGCGATGTAAGAACCCGAGCTGTGACTACATGTACAAGAACAGACACAAACCTGCAGTGTGCCCTAAATGTGGCTGTGAGCTGACCCAGAGGAAGGCCAAGGGGACAAAG TCTGAGACTCTGCTCGATCCGTACCAGGGACTGAGTCCCGCTCAGAAGGACATCCAGCGGCAAAATACCCTGCAGTTACTGCACCGTTCCATGCAGATTCCTGAGGGCGAGATTGAGCTTCAGGAAATGTTGACCCTCATCCAGGAGCTCAACAGTCTCCAGATCGTCCTGGTTCAACCCTGTGGGCAGGAGCACGAGGACAGCTTGGAGACGGCGACGGAGACCCTGGTGGAGTCCGGCTGGCCTCAGTTCTACGAGTCAGCAGCAACTCACTGTGGATTGTGTAACTACCCTCTCTTCAAAGGAGATCAGAG TACCATCGCAGGACAAGAGGACTGCTGGCTGCTGACTGAGACACTAATTCAGACGGCCACTCTTCAGCTCAAGGTGTGTCTCAATGTTCAGTGTCTGGCTCTGCACAGCTTCACTGACCTACACCCAG GTTTGTTCAACATTGGGAACAGACTGCTTGTAAGTATCGACCTGTTTCTGAAGCTGAGGACTTGTATCAAGCAGGGCCAAGCCCCCCCTCAGGCAGCCAGGACCATACTAGACCACAACCCCAATCACCCGG tcCACACTCTGAGTCCAGAGGAGACGGCTCAAATTCAAGAGCTCCTCCTGAGTGGCTACTGGGCCTTTGAGTGTCTGACGGTGCGTGATTACAACGACATGATCTGCGGCATTTGTGGCGTTGCCCCTAAACTGGAGATTGCGCAGCGATACACAACCAATGTCCTGGAGCTAAAAAACGTGGAG TTCACGTGGCCTGAGTTGTCCGTGTCAGATGAGGTCCTCGTGGACGACTTCTGGCTGACCATGGAAAGCGAGGCTATCGAGCAAGCAACGTTCCCCACGGACATCCCCATCACGCGAGTGGATGCTTCTATCATCGCTCCCTTCATTCCCCCCCTGATGAGGAGCCCCGCCGTCATCAACACAGAGAAGAACAAGGTCGTACCCCGCACACCGCCCTCAG GAGATCCTTCAGTTTTGGTGCGTCTCATTCACGATGGTCAGCTGAGACTCGATAAGATTGAGGATCACAGTGAGAGCGAGCTGAGAACGATTCTGGACCGCTGCGCCGCGGGTGTCACCCCAGACTCCactaag AAGGAGCTCCTGGCGTCCCTGATCTCCTTGTACACACTTGTTCATGGAGGCCTCTCCACggcccctccgccccctccacaCCTCACCGCTGGCAAGCTGTCCAAGGTCTGCCCCCACAAG GTGGTGTGCGGCTCCAAGTACTTGGTGCGAGGTGAGACGTCTCGAGACCACGTGGACCTGCTGCTGTCCTCCCGCTACTGGCCCCCTGTCTATGTTAGCGACTGTCCCCGCCAGGTGGCGCTGTGTGCCGACATTCAGTATCCAGAACAGGCCACCCAGATGTGGGGAAGGAACCAAGGGTGCTTCTCTGACCCTTTTGAAAAACCAGCG TTTGTGTCATGTGCTGAGCTACAAGAGCAGCCGTACAGCGCTGACCTCTCGTGGGTAGCAGAGAACCAGCAAGTCCACCCCATCACCAAATCATCCAGCTGCTGGCTGGTTCATCCTCCCGGAGCAGCCCAGGAGGCCCCGGCTCTCTCCTCAGACCACCACTCGATGGTGCTCTGCAGGGATCTGGAGCCCTACGTCCACCTGTTGGCTGAGCTGGAGAAAGAAGGGAATGACGACGACGCTGACGAAGAACAGAAAGCCGAGGGGGACTCCGCTGAGGACTCCGAGGTCTGCTACTCGGTCAGCCGCGCGCGCCGCCAACCCGTGGTTTTCAACAACACGGCTTATTACTACCTGTACAACCGCCTGGTAGATTTCCTCACCAGCAGGGACATCGTGAGCCAGCAGATCAACCAAGTGGTGAAGGCCTGCCAACCGGGGGAGGTGGTGATCAGGGACGCTCTGTACCGACTGGGCGTGGCCCAGATCAacacggagagagaggaagacgaggggaGTGGAGCGGAGGGACAGACGCAAGAGACATACGAGGTTGAGCTtcctcaataa